A portion of the Microbacterium sufflavum genome contains these proteins:
- a CDS encoding ABC transporter ATP-binding protein, translating into MTALLPASRTADVTTTAATAQDVRLDAVERSFPIARGTRRVLRGIDLDIRAGEIVAVVGPSGCGKSTLLRLVGGLDAPSRGSIRIGGTAVADVDERTAVAFQEPRLLPWRTIAQNVELGLPRGTGRRAGRARVQELLHLVGLDHAADQRPREVSGGMAQRASLARALARNPSVLLLDEPFGALDALTRLRMHDLLLKIHAAEPTTVLLVTHDVEEALYLADRVLLLRTLGDHDHASVARTIEVPGARPRDRADRGLADLRADLLEGLGVDTHHRSTEETR; encoded by the coding sequence ATGACCGCCCTGCTGCCCGCGTCGCGCACCGCCGACGTCACGACGACCGCAGCGACGGCGCAGGACGTGCGACTCGACGCCGTCGAACGGTCCTTCCCGATCGCACGAGGCACCCGCCGGGTGCTGCGCGGCATCGACCTGGACATCCGCGCGGGGGAGATCGTCGCCGTCGTCGGACCCTCCGGGTGCGGCAAGTCGACTCTCCTGCGTCTCGTGGGCGGACTCGATGCGCCGAGCCGCGGCAGCATCCGCATCGGGGGCACCGCGGTCGCCGACGTGGACGAGCGCACCGCGGTCGCCTTCCAGGAGCCGCGGCTGCTGCCCTGGCGGACGATCGCACAGAACGTCGAGCTCGGCCTGCCGCGAGGCACCGGCCGTCGAGCGGGACGCGCGCGCGTGCAGGAGCTGCTGCACCTGGTGGGACTCGACCATGCCGCCGATCAGCGCCCGCGTGAGGTTTCCGGGGGCATGGCGCAGCGGGCATCCCTCGCGCGAGCCCTCGCCCGCAACCCCTCCGTGCTGCTGCTCGACGAGCCCTTCGGCGCGCTCGACGCCCTCACGCGCCTGCGCATGCACGACCTGCTGCTGAAGATCCACGCAGCCGAGCCCACCACCGTGCTCCTCGTGACGCACGACGTGGAAGAGGCCCTCTACCTCGCCGACCGCGTGCTGCTGCTGCGCACCCTCGGCGACCACGACCACGCCTCCGTCGCCCGCACGATCGAGGTGCCGGGAGCCCGACCCCGCGACCGCGCCGACCGCGGCCTCGCCGACCTGCGCGCCGACCTCCTCGAGGGACTCGGCGTCGACACCCACCACCGCAGCACCGAGGAGACCCGATGA
- a CDS encoding aliphatic sulfonate ABC transporter substrate-binding protein produces the protein MSTITRRIIPAIAIAGTMMLVATGCVAGENATADTDTDTAPAADAEWSSDTLTIDFATYNPLSLVVRDQGILEDILGDDVTVEWVQSAGSNKANELLRSGSVDVGSTAGSAALLARANGSPIQVIGIFSQPEWSAIVVGPDSDITSVEDLKGASVAATKGTDPYFFLLQALDEAGLSLSDVEVQNLQHADGRAALDGGSVDAWAGLDPIMAAAEVESGDTLVYRNVDFNTYGFLNATEDFLTEHPDLAQAVVDAYEQAREWALQNPEETAALLAEVAGIDVEVATTVIQERSNLDVSGIPGDDQLAVLEKIAPVLAESGDVQGGQASVDKALSSIVNDTFAKKAVGDE, from the coding sequence ATGAGCACCATCACCCGCCGAATCATCCCCGCGATCGCGATCGCCGGGACGATGATGCTCGTCGCGACCGGCTGCGTCGCGGGCGAGAATGCGACCGCCGACACCGACACCGACACCGCACCGGCGGCCGACGCCGAGTGGTCGTCCGACACCCTCACCATCGACTTCGCCACCTACAACCCGCTCAGCCTCGTCGTGCGCGACCAGGGGATCCTGGAGGACATCCTGGGCGACGACGTGACGGTCGAGTGGGTGCAGTCCGCCGGCTCCAACAAGGCGAACGAGCTGCTCCGCTCCGGCTCGGTCGATGTCGGCTCGACCGCGGGATCCGCGGCGCTGCTCGCCCGCGCCAACGGCTCGCCCATCCAGGTGATCGGCATCTTCTCGCAGCCGGAGTGGTCGGCGATCGTCGTCGGACCCGACAGCGACATCACCTCGGTCGAAGACCTGAAGGGCGCCTCGGTCGCGGCCACCAAGGGCACCGACCCCTACTTCTTCCTGCTGCAGGCGCTGGACGAGGCGGGCCTCTCCCTGTCCGACGTCGAGGTGCAGAACCTGCAGCACGCCGACGGTCGCGCCGCGCTCGACGGCGGCTCGGTGGACGCGTGGGCCGGGCTCGACCCGATCATGGCAGCCGCCGAGGTCGAGTCGGGGGACACGCTCGTCTACCGCAACGTCGACTTCAACACCTACGGCTTCCTCAACGCCACGGAGGACTTCCTCACCGAGCACCCCGACCTCGCCCAGGCCGTCGTCGACGCCTACGAGCAGGCGCGCGAGTGGGCTCTGCAGAACCCCGAGGAGACGGCGGCGCTGCTCGCGGAGGTCGCAGGCATCGACGTCGAGGTCGCCACCACCGTGATCCAGGAGCGCTCGAACCTCGACGTGAGCGGCATCCCCGGAGACGACCAGCTCGCGGTGCTCGAGAAGATCGCGCCCGTGCTCGCCGAGTCCGGCGACGTGCAGGGAGGCCAGGCGTCGGTCGACAAGGCGCTCTCGTCGATCGTGAACGACACGTTCGCGAAGAAGGCGGTCGGGGACGAGTGA
- a CDS encoding ABC transporter permease codes for MTDLDQRVIVPADSRDALDVAKGEHRRPTGAGHGWNRPAVRVIAGLVLPLLILGAWQYVTATGIVPPYRLPAPASVVTAGVELAQRGELWTHIAISVQRVLLGFAIGSVIGLAVAGIVGLSRLGDVLLSPTLAALRAVPSLAWVPLLILWMQIGEESKVTLIAIGAFFPVYTTVASALRHVDPQLVEAGRSFSLRGWSLFRVVQLPAVIPSVVSGLRLALAQAWLFLVAAELIASSMGLGFLLTDSQNSGRVDRILLSIVLLALLGTLTNGVLALVEKYLLRRWT; via the coding sequence GTGACCGATCTCGACCAGCGGGTGATCGTCCCGGCGGACTCGCGGGACGCGCTCGACGTCGCGAAGGGCGAGCACCGGCGTCCGACCGGCGCGGGGCACGGGTGGAACCGCCCGGCCGTGCGGGTCATCGCCGGGCTCGTGCTCCCGCTGCTGATCCTCGGCGCCTGGCAGTACGTGACCGCGACCGGGATCGTGCCGCCCTACCGGCTGCCCGCACCCGCCTCGGTCGTGACGGCCGGTGTCGAACTCGCACAGCGCGGAGAACTGTGGACGCACATCGCGATCTCCGTGCAGCGCGTGCTGCTCGGCTTCGCGATCGGTTCGGTGATCGGTCTCGCGGTCGCCGGGATCGTCGGTCTCTCGCGCCTCGGCGACGTGCTGCTGAGTCCCACGCTCGCCGCGCTGCGGGCCGTGCCCTCGCTCGCCTGGGTGCCGCTGCTCATCCTGTGGATGCAGATCGGCGAGGAGTCGAAGGTCACCCTGATCGCGATCGGTGCCTTCTTCCCCGTGTACACCACCGTCGCCTCGGCCCTGCGACACGTCGACCCCCAGCTGGTCGAGGCCGGCCGCTCGTTCAGCCTGCGCGGATGGTCGCTGTTCCGGGTGGTGCAGCTACCCGCCGTGATCCCCTCCGTCGTGTCCGGACTGCGGCTCGCCCTGGCTCAGGCGTGGCTGTTCCTCGTCGCCGCGGAGCTCATCGCGTCGTCGATGGGGCTCGGCTTCCTGCTGACCGACTCCCAGAACAGCGGACGCGTGGATCGGATCCTGCTGTCGATCGTGCTGCTGGCCCTGCTCGGCACCCTCACCAACGGGGTGCTCGCGCTGGTCGAGAAGTACCTGCTGCGGCGATGGACGTGA
- the acs gene encoding acetate--CoA ligase, protein MDVTATEARLHETRVYPPSPLFPDANVTAEAYARAAADPTAFWEEAARRLEWSAPWHTAHEWEPPIDGRVPAARWFVGGRLNVAVNCLDRHVAAGRGDRVALHFEGEPGDRESVTYAELLRRVSRAANALTALGIGAGDRVVIYLPVLVETVVVTLACARIGAVHSLVFGGFSAEAVRFRLEDTGAKLLVTSDGQFRRGAATEVKSTADRAAAGLDTLEHVLVLRRTGQDVPWTEGRDVWWHDVVDTASPVHDAEAFDAEHPLFVIYTSGTTGKPKGLVHTSGGYLTHASWAHWAHFDAKPDDVHWCTADLAWVTAHTYEIYGPLSNGLTQVIYEGTPDAPHRERHLEIIERYGVTVYYTAPTLIRTFMTWFGADLPAGHDLSSLRLLGTVGEAINPEAWVWFRRAFGRDELPVIDTWWQSETGAAMIAPLPGVTALKPGSASVPLPGIDVAVVDEHGDEVAAGQSGTLVVRRPWPGMARTVWGNPQRYRDAYWSAYAGRGEHGGYYVAGDGATRDADGYIWILGRLDDVVNVSGHRLSTIEIESALVAHDTVGEAGSAGVPDAVTGQAVVAYVTPSGRAEVEPATLREQVARAIGPVAKPRHIVVVPDLPKTRSGKIMRRLLAELWEAEHDRRAGRVPRPLGDTTSLQNPWAVDDIADVLSAAELRTS, encoded by the coding sequence ATGGACGTGACCGCGACCGAGGCCCGGCTGCACGAGACGCGCGTCTACCCGCCGTCACCGCTGTTCCCGGACGCCAACGTGACCGCCGAGGCCTACGCCAGGGCGGCCGCCGACCCCACCGCGTTCTGGGAGGAAGCCGCACGGCGGCTGGAGTGGTCTGCACCGTGGCACACCGCGCACGAGTGGGAGCCCCCGATCGACGGGCGCGTTCCCGCCGCGCGGTGGTTCGTCGGCGGACGGCTCAACGTGGCCGTGAACTGCCTCGACCGCCATGTCGCCGCGGGCCGCGGAGACCGGGTCGCGCTGCACTTCGAGGGCGAGCCGGGCGACCGGGAGTCGGTGACGTACGCCGAGCTGCTGCGCCGGGTGTCCCGCGCCGCGAACGCCCTCACGGCGCTCGGCATCGGCGCGGGCGACCGGGTCGTGATCTACCTGCCGGTGCTCGTGGAGACGGTGGTGGTCACCCTGGCGTGTGCGCGCATCGGCGCCGTCCACTCGCTCGTGTTCGGCGGGTTCTCGGCGGAGGCCGTGCGCTTCCGGCTCGAGGACACCGGTGCGAAGCTCCTCGTCACCAGCGACGGGCAGTTCCGGCGCGGTGCCGCGACCGAGGTCAAATCCACCGCCGACCGCGCGGCAGCGGGCCTGGACACCCTGGAGCACGTCCTCGTGCTGCGCCGCACGGGCCAGGACGTGCCGTGGACCGAGGGCAGAGACGTGTGGTGGCACGACGTGGTCGACACGGCCTCGCCGGTCCACGACGCGGAGGCGTTCGACGCGGAGCATCCGCTCTTCGTGATCTACACCTCCGGCACGACCGGGAAGCCCAAGGGGCTGGTGCACACGTCCGGCGGCTACCTGACGCACGCGAGCTGGGCGCACTGGGCGCATTTCGACGCGAAGCCGGACGACGTGCACTGGTGCACGGCCGACCTGGCCTGGGTCACCGCGCACACGTACGAGATCTACGGGCCACTGTCGAACGGTCTGACGCAGGTGATCTACGAGGGCACGCCGGACGCCCCGCATCGCGAGCGGCACCTCGAGATCATCGAACGGTACGGCGTCACGGTGTACTACACGGCCCCGACGCTCATCCGCACGTTCATGACCTGGTTCGGCGCGGACCTCCCCGCGGGTCACGACCTGTCCTCGCTGCGTCTGCTGGGCACGGTCGGCGAGGCCATCAACCCGGAGGCCTGGGTGTGGTTCCGCCGCGCCTTCGGCCGCGATGAGCTGCCCGTGATCGACACGTGGTGGCAGTCGGAGACGGGGGCCGCGATGATCGCGCCGCTGCCGGGGGTGACGGCTCTCAAGCCGGGTTCCGCCTCGGTCCCGCTGCCCGGCATCGACGTGGCCGTGGTGGACGAGCACGGCGACGAGGTCGCCGCCGGTCAGTCCGGCACACTGGTGGTCCGGCGCCCGTGGCCCGGCATGGCGCGGACGGTGTGGGGCAACCCGCAGCGCTATCGCGACGCGTACTGGTCGGCGTACGCCGGCCGGGGCGAGCACGGCGGCTACTACGTCGCGGGTGACGGAGCCACGAGGGATGCGGACGGGTACATCTGGATCCTCGGCCGGCTCGACGACGTCGTGAACGTGTCGGGTCACCGGCTCTCCACGATCGAGATCGAATCGGCCCTCGTGGCCCACGACACCGTCGGCGAGGCGGGCTCGGCCGGAGTGCCGGACGCCGTCACCGGACAGGCCGTCGTGGCGTACGTGACCCCGTCCGGCCGGGCGGAGGTCGAACCGGCCACGCTGCGCGAGCAGGTCGCACGGGCGATCGGCCCGGTCGCGAAGCCCCGACACATCGTCGTCGTGCCTGATCTGCCGAAGACCCGCTCCGGCAAGATCATGCGCCGACTGCTGGCAGAGTTGTGGGAGGCCGAGCACGACCGTCGAGCCGGTCGAGTGCCCCGCCCCCTCGGGGACACCACCTCGCTGCAGAACCCGTGGGCCGTCGACGACATCGCCGACGTGCTCTCCGCCGCCGAACTGAGGACATCATGA
- a CDS encoding O-acetylhomoserine aminocarboxypropyltransferase/cysteine synthase family protein, translating into MTEEHRFGFRTRALHAGGTPDASTGARAVPIYQTTSFVFDDAADAGNLFALQKYGNIYSRIGNPTVAALEERLASLEGGIGAVATASGMSAEFLTFAALVGAGDHVVAAAQLYGGTVTQLDVTLRRFGVETTFVASTDPVDFAAAIRPETKVVYVEMIGNPSGEIADIEGLAAVAHAAGVPLVVDATLATPYLARPLEHGADIVIHSVTKFLGGHGTTLGGVVIEKGTFDWGNGKFPQMTEPVASYGGIRWWDNFGEYGFLTKLRSEQLRDIGPALSPQSAFTLLQGIETLPQRIDAHLANARVVADWLASDPRVAYVTWAGLEDHPHHERAAKYLPLGPGSVFAFGVAADDGRAAGEKLIENLQLASHLANIGDARTLVIHPASTTHRQLTEEQLVDAGVRPDLIRISVGLEDADDILWDLDQALSIATGVTR; encoded by the coding sequence ATGACGGAAGAACATCGCTTCGGGTTCCGCACCAGGGCCCTGCACGCCGGCGGCACGCCGGACGCATCGACGGGCGCACGGGCGGTGCCGATCTACCAGACAACGTCGTTCGTGTTCGACGACGCGGCGGACGCCGGAAACCTGTTCGCTCTGCAGAAGTACGGCAACATCTACTCGCGCATCGGCAACCCCACGGTCGCCGCGCTCGAGGAGCGCCTGGCCTCGCTGGAGGGCGGCATCGGGGCCGTCGCGACCGCCTCGGGCATGAGCGCGGAGTTCCTCACCTTCGCGGCCCTCGTCGGGGCCGGGGACCACGTCGTCGCCGCGGCACAGCTCTACGGCGGCACGGTGACGCAGCTCGACGTGACCCTGCGCCGCTTCGGCGTCGAGACCACGTTCGTCGCCTCGACCGACCCTGTCGACTTCGCCGCGGCGATCCGTCCGGAGACGAAGGTCGTGTACGTCGAGATGATCGGCAACCCCTCCGGCGAGATCGCCGATATCGAGGGTCTCGCCGCGGTCGCCCATGCGGCGGGCGTCCCGCTCGTCGTGGACGCGACGCTCGCCACGCCCTACCTGGCGCGTCCGCTCGAGCACGGTGCGGACATCGTGATCCACTCGGTCACCAAGTTCCTCGGCGGCCACGGGACCACCCTCGGCGGTGTCGTGATCGAGAAGGGCACCTTCGACTGGGGCAACGGGAAGTTCCCGCAGATGACGGAGCCGGTCGCGTCGTACGGCGGCATCCGGTGGTGGGACAACTTCGGCGAGTACGGCTTCCTCACCAAGCTCCGCTCCGAGCAGCTGCGCGACATCGGGCCGGCGCTGAGCCCGCAGTCGGCGTTCACCCTGCTGCAGGGCATCGAGACGCTGCCGCAGCGCATCGATGCGCATCTGGCCAACGCCCGGGTCGTCGCGGACTGGCTGGCATCCGACCCGCGGGTCGCCTACGTCACGTGGGCGGGTCTGGAGGATCATCCGCATCACGAGCGTGCGGCGAAGTACCTCCCGCTCGGTCCCGGCTCCGTGTTCGCGTTCGGGGTGGCCGCGGACGACGGGCGTGCCGCGGGGGAGAAGCTGATCGAGAACCTGCAGCTCGCGTCGCACCTGGCGAACATCGGCGACGCCAGGACCCTGGTGATCCACCCGGCCTCGACCACGCACCGCCAGCTCACCGAGGAGCAGCTCGTGGACGCCGGGGTGCGTCCCGATCTGATCCGCATCTCGGTCGGGCTGGAAGACGCGGACGACATCCTCTGGGACCTGGATCAGGCCCTCAGCATCGCGACGGGAGTCACCCGATGA
- a CDS encoding CoA-binding protein: MSATTSTGDACALPAAPADGQSCALPTAAPAPGRTWTGPTQQERFALLRRARTIAIVGASNNPARASFFVATYLLSSTAYDVYLVNPRETEILGQPVYASLADLPVRPDIVDVFRRHDDLPGVAQEAIDAGASTLWLQLGSWNEEAATIAEAAGLAVVMDRCIKIEHARFHGGLHLAGFDTGVISSRRQLLAR, encoded by the coding sequence ATGAGCGCCACGACCTCGACGGGCGACGCCTGCGCTCTTCCGGCGGCGCCCGCGGACGGGCAGAGCTGCGCCCTTCCCACGGCCGCGCCCGCCCCTGGTCGCACGTGGACGGGGCCCACGCAGCAGGAGCGGTTCGCGCTGCTCCGCCGGGCGAGGACCATCGCGATCGTCGGAGCGTCGAACAACCCGGCACGGGCGTCGTTCTTCGTCGCGACCTACCTGCTGTCCAGCACGGCCTACGACGTGTACCTGGTGAACCCGCGGGAGACCGAGATCCTCGGACAGCCCGTCTACGCCTCCCTCGCGGACCTTCCCGTGCGGCCGGACATCGTGGACGTGTTCCGTCGCCACGACGACCTGCCGGGCGTGGCGCAGGAGGCGATCGACGCGGGGGCCTCGACCCTGTGGCTCCAGCTCGGGTCGTGGAACGAGGAGGCCGCCACGATCGCCGAGGCCGCGGGGCTCGCGGTGGTGATGGACCGGTGCATCAAGATCGAGCACGCACGCTTCCACGGCGGACTGCATCTCGCGGGATTCGACACCGGCGTGATCAGCTCGCGACGGCAGCTGCTCGCGCGCTGA
- the coaE gene encoding dephospho-CoA kinase has translation MPLIALTGGIASGKSTIARRLAEHGAIIVDADAIVRDVQAPGSPVLERIAEVFGPEVIAEDGSLDRPALGARVFGDPEQLAQLNAIVHPAVRDESQRRFTDALAADPHAVVVYDVPLLVEARVDDPWDLIVVAHAPAEERLRRLVELRGMDEAAARERIGAQVSDEKRLAIADVVIETGGALAETVAQADALWERLRTG, from the coding sequence ATGCCCCTCATCGCCCTCACCGGTGGCATCGCCTCCGGGAAGTCGACCATCGCCCGTCGTCTCGCGGAGCACGGAGCCATCATCGTGGATGCGGACGCGATCGTGCGCGACGTGCAGGCGCCCGGGTCGCCGGTGCTGGAGCGGATCGCCGAGGTGTTCGGCCCGGAGGTCATCGCGGAGGACGGCTCCCTGGATCGGCCGGCGCTGGGCGCGCGGGTGTTCGGCGACCCGGAGCAGCTGGCGCAGCTGAACGCGATCGTGCACCCCGCCGTGCGCGACGAGTCGCAGCGCCGCTTCACGGACGCGCTCGCCGCCGATCCGCACGCGGTGGTGGTGTACGACGTGCCGTTGCTGGTGGAGGCGAGGGTCGACGACCCGTGGGACCTGATCGTGGTCGCGCATGCCCCGGCGGAGGAGCGTCTGCGTCGGCTGGTCGAGCTGCGGGGCATGGACGAGGCTGCCGCCCGCGAGCGCATCGGCGCGCAGGTGTCCGACGAGAAGCGTCTGGCGATCGCCGACGTGGTGATCGAGACCGGCGGCGCTCTCGCCGAGACGGTCGCGCAGGCCGACGCGCTGTGGGAGCGCCTCCGCACCGGCTGA
- the uvrB gene encoding excinuclease ABC subunit UvrB: MQPTRSVRPFEVISEYAPAGDQPQAIADLASRINAGETDIVLLGATGTGKSATTAWLIEQVQRPTLVLAHNKTLAAQLANEFRELMPNNAVEYFVSYYDYYQPEAYVPQTDTFIEKDSSINAEVERLRHSTTNSLLSRRDVVVVSTVSCIYGLGAPEEYLRAMVALQVGERYDRDALIRQFIAMQYNRNDVDFSRGNFRVRGDTIEIIPVYEEHAIRIELFGDEIEALYSLHPLTGEVIEKLDAVPIFPASHYVAGTDVIQRSIGTIEHELEERLKEFERQGKLLEAQRLRMRTTFDLEMLQQLGFCSGIENYSRHMDGRMPGEPPHTLLDFFPDDFLLVIDESHVTVPQIGAMYEGDASRKRTLVDHGFRLPSAMDNRPLRWDEFKNRIGQTVYLSATPGKYEMGIADGVVEQIIRPTGLVDPEIIVKPSKGQIDDLLEEIRLRVERDERVLVTTLTKKMAEELTDFLGEHGVRVRYLHSDVDTLRRVELLSELRAGVYDVLVGINLLREGLDLPEVSLVAILDADKEGFLRSGTSLIQTIGRAARNVSGEVHMYADNMTDSMAKAIEETDRRREKQIAYNKENGIDPQPLRKRIADITEVLAREGADTADLMSGRGRASGKGKSPTPNLRRTGIAAEGAQQLEATIQDLTDQMLAAAAELKFELAGRLRDEVQDLKKELRSMERAGHA, translated from the coding sequence ATGCAGCCCACGCGCAGTGTCCGTCCCTTCGAGGTCATCAGCGAGTACGCCCCGGCCGGTGATCAGCCGCAGGCCATCGCCGACCTCGCCTCGCGCATCAACGCGGGCGAGACCGACATCGTCCTCCTCGGCGCCACGGGTACCGGCAAGTCCGCGACGACGGCGTGGCTGATCGAGCAGGTGCAGCGTCCCACGCTGGTGCTCGCGCACAACAAGACCCTCGCCGCCCAGCTCGCCAACGAGTTCCGCGAGCTCATGCCGAACAACGCGGTGGAGTACTTCGTCTCGTACTACGACTACTACCAGCCAGAGGCGTATGTGCCGCAGACGGACACCTTCATCGAGAAGGACTCGTCGATCAACGCCGAGGTCGAGCGGCTCCGACACTCCACCACCAACTCGCTGCTGAGCCGGCGCGACGTGGTCGTGGTGTCGACGGTGTCGTGCATCTACGGCCTCGGCGCGCCCGAGGAGTACCTGCGAGCCATGGTGGCGCTGCAGGTGGGGGAGCGGTACGACCGCGACGCGCTCATCCGGCAGTTCATCGCGATGCAGTACAACCGCAACGACGTCGACTTCTCGCGGGGCAACTTCCGGGTGCGCGGCGACACGATCGAGATCATCCCGGTCTACGAGGAGCACGCGATCCGCATCGAGCTGTTCGGCGACGAGATCGAGGCGCTGTACTCGCTGCACCCGCTCACCGGCGAGGTGATCGAGAAGCTCGACGCCGTGCCGATCTTCCCCGCGTCGCACTACGTCGCCGGAACCGACGTGATCCAGCGCTCCATCGGCACGATCGAGCACGAGCTGGAGGAGCGGCTGAAGGAGTTCGAGCGCCAGGGCAAGCTGCTCGAGGCGCAGCGTCTCCGCATGCGCACCACGTTCGACCTGGAGATGCTGCAGCAGCTCGGCTTCTGCTCGGGGATCGAGAACTACTCGCGGCACATGGACGGCCGCATGCCGGGCGAGCCCCCGCACACGCTGCTCGACTTCTTCCCCGACGATTTCCTGCTGGTGATCGACGAGTCGCACGTCACGGTGCCGCAGATCGGCGCGATGTACGAGGGCGATGCCTCCCGCAAGCGCACGCTGGTCGACCACGGCTTCCGGCTGCCCAGCGCGATGGACAACCGCCCGCTGCGGTGGGACGAGTTCAAGAACCGCATCGGGCAGACCGTGTACCTGTCGGCGACGCCGGGCAAGTACGAGATGGGCATCGCCGACGGCGTGGTGGAGCAGATCATCCGCCCGACGGGTCTGGTCGACCCGGAGATCATCGTGAAGCCGTCGAAGGGGCAGATCGACGACCTGCTCGAAGAGATCCGGCTTCGGGTCGAGCGCGATGAGCGCGTACTCGTCACGACGCTGACGAAGAAGATGGCCGAGGAACTCACCGACTTCCTCGGTGAACACGGCGTGCGGGTCCGCTACCTGCACTCCGACGTCGACACGCTCCGCCGAGTGGAACTGCTCAGTGAGCTGCGCGCCGGCGTGTACGACGTGCTCGTGGGCATCAACCTGCTGCGTGAGGGCCTCGACCTGCCCGAGGTGTCGCTGGTGGCGATCCTCGACGCCGACAAGGAGGGCTTCCTCCGCTCCGGCACCTCGCTCATCCAGACGATCGGCCGTGCCGCGCGAAACGTCTCGGGTGAGGTGCACATGTACGCCGACAACATGACCGACTCCATGGCGAAGGCCATCGAGGAGACCGACCGCCGTCGCGAGAAGCAGATCGCGTACAACAAGGAGAACGGCATCGACCCGCAGCCCCTGCGCAAGCGGATCGCCGACATCACCGAGGTGCTCGCCCGCGAGGGCGCCGACACCGCCGACCTGATGTCGGGCCGTGGCCGGGCCTCGGGCAAGGGCAAGTCGCCGACGCCGAACCTCCGGCGCACGGGCATCGCGGCCGAGGGGGCGCAGCAGCTCGAGGCGACGATCCAGGATCTGACCGATCAGATGCTCGCGGCGGCCGCCGAGCTGAAGTTCGAGCTCGCCGGGCGCCTGCGCGATGAGGTGCAAGACCTCAAGAAGGAGCTCCGCTCGATGGAGCGGGCCGGGCACGCCTGA
- a CDS encoding TfoX/Sxy family protein → MDDAGNDLADRIRALLSADDAIEERRMFGTKAFLDGGRILVGARTGGVLLVRVDDENGAAMLTEAGVSRAVMGSRTMSSGWLDVAPSAIEDDAALMLWLDVARESTGAAVEAASDEG, encoded by the coding sequence ATGGATGACGCAGGGAACGACCTCGCCGATCGGATCCGGGCGCTGTTGAGCGCGGACGACGCGATCGAGGAGCGCCGGATGTTCGGAACCAAGGCGTTCCTGGACGGGGGGCGCATCCTGGTCGGCGCGCGCACGGGCGGTGTGCTCCTCGTCCGCGTGGACGACGAGAACGGGGCGGCGATGCTCACGGAAGCGGGGGTCTCCCGCGCGGTGATGGGCTCGCGCACCATGAGTTCCGGGTGGCTCGACGTCGCGCCGTCGGCGATCGAGGACGATGCCGCGCTGATGCTGTGGCTCGATGTCGCGCGCGAGTCGACGGGCGCCGCGGTCGAGGCGGCTTCCGACGAGGGCTAG
- a CDS encoding MarR family winged helix-turn-helix transcriptional regulator: MTASDDLLRLENQLCFAIVTAARNIVAIYRPILEPLGLTHPQYLVMLALWERAPRTLNDLAADLALEPATASPLVKRLETDGLVARQRSAEDERRLEITLTEAGLALRARAVDVPVQVMRAVGMSIQEVGALRDGLGAFAGRRLDSGSTAAPSA; encoded by the coding sequence GTGACCGCCTCCGACGACCTGCTCCGCCTCGAGAACCAGTTGTGCTTCGCGATCGTCACGGCCGCTCGCAACATCGTGGCGATCTACCGCCCGATCCTGGAGCCGCTGGGACTGACGCATCCGCAGTACCTGGTCATGCTCGCGCTGTGGGAAAGGGCGCCGCGCACCCTCAACGACCTCGCCGCAGACCTCGCGCTGGAGCCGGCGACGGCCTCGCCCCTCGTCAAGCGCCTGGAGACGGACGGCCTCGTGGCACGACAGCGCAGCGCCGAGGACGAGCGTCGGCTCGAGATCACGCTCACGGAGGCGGGCCTGGCGCTGCGTGCTCGCGCTGTCGACGTGCCCGTGCAGGTCATGCGCGCCGTCGGCATGAGCATCCAGGAGGTCGGTGCGCTCCGCGACGGACTCGGCGCTTTCGCCGGGCGCCGGCTCGACAGCGGCTCCACGGCAGCGCCGTCCGCCTGA